The proteins below come from a single Paramormyrops kingsleyae isolate MSU_618 chromosome 25, PKINGS_0.4, whole genome shotgun sequence genomic window:
- the LOC111839122 gene encoding uncharacterized protein isoform X2: MPLKCGRKFEAGCLLTLLMIPDPVNRPHITSLQASSRSSVRLSASGRCWVLCSVENGRDVTLSWYRETERLNQTSSPDLSTSLSLSLEVREDSPVYSCVATNPVSEEAAEGNIKQLCPELGPSPTPRIYVIPAVLIPTVMILTGFIYLIYKSKKSRKIEESENPRDAGSDQVTYADIDTGRTNTQLLGESSTEAEYRTVYAAVSTSAYQHGAAEQHNKVP, encoded by the exons ATGCCTTTGAAATGTGGCAGAAAGTTTGAGGCGGGATGTCTGCTTACTCTCCTAATGATCCCAG ATCCAGTGAACAGGCCGCACATAACATCCTTACAAG CATCCAGTCGCTCATCAGTCCGATTATCAGCCAGTGGGAGGTGCTGGGTTCTGTGCTCTGTGGAGAACGGGAGAGACGTCACCCTATCCTGGTACAGAGAGACCGAGAGACTGAACCAAACCAGCAGCCCTGACCTCAGCACcagcctgtctctctccctggAGGTCAGGGAGGACAGTCCTGTCTACAGCTGTGTGGCCACCAACCCAGTCAGCGAAGAGGCTGCAGAGGGGAACATCAAACAGCTGTGTCCTGAGCTGG GACCTTCACCGACGCCAAGGATTTACGTTATACCTGCAGTGTTGATCCCTACAGTTATGATCCTAACTGGATTCATTTATCTTATATATAAATCCAAAAAATCCAGGAAAATCGAAG AAAGTGAGAACCCCAGGGATGCAGGCAGTGATCAGGTGACGTACGCAGACATTGACACTGGGAGGACAAACACGCAGCTTTTG GGGGAGTCCAGCACAGAGGCAGAATACCGCACCGTGTACGCAGCTGTCAGCACATCTGCGTACCAGCATGGGGCAGCTGAACAGCACAACAAGGTTCCTTAG
- the LOC111839122 gene encoding CD48 antigen-like isoform X1: MPLKCGRKFEAGCLLTLLMIPGLLGQEGKTLAITERLGSKVTLHTGVTGLQNDSVIVWTFGTSSPPPTIAKSGYGRIETNISERFRERLQLDPQTGSLSITNINTSDAGIYQLHVIKDHILKKEFDLNIYNPVNRPHITSLQASSRSSVRLSASGRCWVLCSVENGRDVTLSWYRETERLNQTSSPDLSTSLSLSLEVREDSPVYSCVATNPVSEEAAEGNIKQLCPELGPSPTPRIYVIPAVLIPTVMILTGFIYLIYKSKKSRKIEESENPRDAGSDQVTYADIDTGRTNTQLLGESSTEAEYRTVYAAVSTSAYQHGAAEQHNKVP, encoded by the exons ATGCCTTTGAAATGTGGCAGAAAGTTTGAGGCGGGATGTCTGCTTACTCTCCTAATGATCCCAG GGCTTCTGGGTCAGGAAGGGAAGACATTGGCCATCACAGAGAGACTGGGTAGCAAAGTGACTCTGCATACTGGTGTTACTGGACTACAGAATGACTCTGTAATAGTGTGGACATTTGGAACTTCTAGTCCACCCCCAACAATAGCTAAATCAGGTTATGGGAGGATTGAAACCAACATCAGTGAGAGATTCAGAGAGCGGCTGCAGCTGGACCCACAAACTGGATCTCTCAGCATCACAAACATCAACACCAGTGACGCTGGAATTTACCAGTTACACGTCATAAAGGACCACATACTGAAAAAAGAATTTGATTTAAACATATACA ATCCAGTGAACAGGCCGCACATAACATCCTTACAAG CATCCAGTCGCTCATCAGTCCGATTATCAGCCAGTGGGAGGTGCTGGGTTCTGTGCTCTGTGGAGAACGGGAGAGACGTCACCCTATCCTGGTACAGAGAGACCGAGAGACTGAACCAAACCAGCAGCCCTGACCTCAGCACcagcctgtctctctccctggAGGTCAGGGAGGACAGTCCTGTCTACAGCTGTGTGGCCACCAACCCAGTCAGCGAAGAGGCTGCAGAGGGGAACATCAAACAGCTGTGTCCTGAGCTGG GACCTTCACCGACGCCAAGGATTTACGTTATACCTGCAGTGTTGATCCCTACAGTTATGATCCTAACTGGATTCATTTATCTTATATATAAATCCAAAAAATCCAGGAAAATCGAAG AAAGTGAGAACCCCAGGGATGCAGGCAGTGATCAGGTGACGTACGCAGACATTGACACTGGGAGGACAAACACGCAGCTTTTG GGGGAGTCCAGCACAGAGGCAGAATACCGCACCGTGTACGCAGCTGTCAGCACATCTGCGTACCAGCATGGGGCAGCTGAACAGCACAACAAGGTTCCTTAG